A stretch of Helicobacter pylori DNA encodes these proteins:
- the aroB gene encoding 3-dehydroquinate synthase — MQEIVIPLKEKSYKVFLGELPEIKLKQKALIISDSIVAGLHLPYLLERLKALEVRVCVIESGEKYKNFHSLERILNNAFEMQLNRHSLMIALGGGVISDMVGFASSIYFRGIDFINIPTTLLAQVDASVGGKTGINTAYGKNLIGSFHQPRAVYIDLSFLKTLEKREFQAGVAEIIKMAVCFDKNLVERLETKDLKDCLEEVIFQSVSIKAQVVVQDEKEQNIRAGLNYGHTFGHAIEKETDYERFLHGEAIAIGMRMANDLALSLGMLTLKECERIENLLKKFDLIFNYQILDLQKFYERLFLDKKSENQTLKFILPKGIGAFEAASHIPKETILKVLEKWH, encoded by the coding sequence ATGCAAGAAATTGTAATCCCCTTAAAAGAAAAAAGCTATAAAGTGTTTTTGGGGGAACTGCCTGAAATAAAATTGAAACAAAAAGCCCTCATCATTAGCGATAGCATCGTGGCCGGGTTGCATTTGCCCTATTTATTAGAGCGCTTGAAAGCCTTAGAAGTCAGAGTGTGCGTGATAGAGTCTGGGGAAAAATACAAGAATTTTCATTCATTAGAGCGCATTTTAAACAACGCCTTTGAAATGCAATTAAACCGCCATTCTTTAATGATAGCCCTTGGTGGGGGAGTGATAAGCGATATGGTGGGGTTTGCGAGCAGTATTTATTTTAGGGGGATTGATTTTATTAATATCCCTACGACTTTGCTCGCTCAAGTGGATGCGAGCGTGGGGGGGAAAACAGGGATCAATACGGCTTATGGCAAGAATTTAATTGGATCGTTCCACCAGCCTAGAGCGGTTTATATTGATTTGTCTTTTTTAAAAACCCTTGAAAAAAGGGAATTTCAAGCAGGGGTGGCTGAAATCATTAAAATGGCGGTGTGTTTTGATAAAAACTTGGTAGAAAGATTGGAAACAAAGGATTTAAAAGATTGTTTAGAAGAAGTAATCTTTCAAAGCGTCAGTATCAAAGCTCAAGTCGTTGTTCAAGATGAAAAAGAGCAAAATATCAGAGCCGGGTTGAATTACGGGCATACCTTTGGGCATGCGATAGAAAAAGAGACTGATTATGAGCGATTTTTGCATGGCGAAGCGATCGCTATTGGCATGCGCATGGCTAATGATTTAGCCCTTTCTTTAGGCATGCTCACTTTAAAAGAATGCGAACGCATAGAAAATTTATTGAAAAAATTTGATCTGATATTCAATTACCAAATCCTTGATCTTCAAAAATTTTATGAACGCTTGTTTTTAGACAAAAAAAGCGAGAACCAAACCCTAAAATTCATTTTACCTAAAGGCATTGGAGCGTTTGAGGCTGCCTCTCATATCCCTAAAGAAACGATTTTAAAGGTGTTAGAAAAATGGCATTAA
- a CDS encoding COG3400 family protein, with amino-acid sequence MKKIALILDGIVAKNFLDLVLRHYSNHNFYIVVVKDESLIPKNYPSTFAFHCFDATSSFRLLQVLNDEVSDAFLIIQDFKEQRIIHKIIQTHFKRMRVVLSVKRDSEKTLENNEENKDEKLILIDEFEVLANKFISRLPNIPSTPREFGLGKGEIMEIDVPFGSIFAYRHIGSIRQKEYRIVGLYRNDVLLLSTKSLVIQPRDILLVAGNPEILNAVYHQVKSNVGQFPAPFGKSIYLYIDMRLQNRKAMMRDVYQALFLHKRLKSYKLYIQVLHPTSPKFYHKFLALETESIEVNFDFYGKSFIQKLHEDHQKKMGLIVVGRELFLSKKHRKALYKTATPVYKTNTFGLSKTSQSVVVLNESLDINEDMSSVIFDVSMQMDLGLLLYDFDPNKRYKNEIVNHYENLANAFNRKIEIFQTDIRNPIMYLNSLRNPILHFMPFEECITHTRFWWFLSTKVEKLAFLNDDNPQIFIPVAE; translated from the coding sequence TTGAAGAAAATCGCCCTTATTTTAGATGGCATTGTAGCAAAAAATTTTTTAGACTTGGTGCTAAGGCATTATTCTAATCATAATTTTTATATAGTGGTTGTCAAAGATGAGAGCCTTATCCCTAAAAATTACCCGAGCACTTTCGCTTTTCATTGTTTTGATGCGACTTCCAGTTTTAGGCTTTTGCAGGTGTTAAACGATGAGGTGAGCGATGCGTTTTTAATCATACAGGATTTTAAAGAGCAACGCATCATCCATAAAATCATTCAAACCCATTTCAAACGCATGCGCGTGGTTTTGAGCGTGAAAAGAGATAGCGAAAAAACTTTAGAAAACAATGAAGAAAATAAAGATGAAAAGCTTATTTTGATTGATGAATTTGAAGTTTTAGCCAATAAATTCATTTCTCGTTTGCCTAATATCCCTAGCACCCCTAGAGAGTTTGGGTTAGGCAAGGGCGAAATCATGGAGATTGATGTGCCTTTTGGGAGCATTTTTGCTTACAGGCATATTGGCTCTATCAGGCAAAAAGAATACAGGATTGTAGGGCTTTATCGCAACGATGTTTTGTTGCTCTCCACTAAATCTTTGGTTATCCAGCCGCGAGACATTCTTTTAGTGGCGGGCAATCCTGAAATTTTGAATGCGGTGTATCATCAAGTCAAAAGCAATGTCGGGCAGTTCCCAGCCCCCTTTGGTAAGAGCATTTATTTATACATTGATATGCGTTTGCAGAACAGAAAAGCGATGATGCGCGATGTGTATCAAGCCTTGTTTTTGCACAAACGTTTAAAGAGCTACAAGCTCTACATTCAGGTTTTACACCCCACTAGCCCTAAGTTTTACCACAAATTTTTAGCGCTAGAAACCGAAAGCATTGAAGTGAATTTTGATTTTTATGGGAAAAGTTTTATCCAAAAACTTCATGAAGACCACCAGAAAAAAATGGGCCTAATCGTGGTAGGCAGAGAGCTTTTTTTATCTAAAAAACACCGAAAGGCCTTGTATAAAACAGCCACCCCGGTTTATAAAACCAACACTTTTGGCTTGTCTAAAACCTCTCAAAGCGTGGTGGTATTGAATGAAAGCTTGGATATTAATGAGGACATGTCTTCAGTGATCTTTGATGTGTCTATGCAAATGGATTTGGGCTTGTTGCTCTATGATTTTGACCCTAACAAGCGCTATAAAAACGAGATTGTCAATCATTATGAAAATTTAGCCAACGCATTCAACCGCAAGATTGAGATTTTTCAAACCGATATTAGAAATCCTATTATGTATCTCAATTCTTTAAGAAATCCCATTTTGCATTTCATGCCTTTTGAAGAGTGCATCACGCACACGCGCTTTTGGTGGTTTTTATCCACTAAAGTGGAAAAATTAGCGTTTTTAAACGATGATAACCCTCAAATTTTTATCCCTGTAGCGGAGTGA
- the tgt gene encoding tRNA guanosine(34) transglycosylase Tgt translates to MDFQLQAVDDNARAGVLNLAHSQVETPVFMPVGTQGCIKSLDATDAQEILGAKLILANTYHMYLRPGEKVVEQLGGLHRFAQFHGSFLTDSGGFQAFSLSDNVKLQEDGIVFKSHIDGSKHLFTPAKVLDIQYSLNSDIMMVLDDLVGLPAPLKRLEESIKRSAKWANLSLEYHKENNHPNNNLFAIIQGGTHLKMRSLSVGLTHEGFDGYAIGGLAVGESADEMLETIAHTAPLLPKDKPRYLMGVGTPENILDAISLGVDMFDCVMPTRNARNATLFTHSGKISIKNAPYKLDNTPIEENCACYTCKRYSKAYLHHLFRAKELTYARLASLHNLHFYLELVKNARNAILEKRFLSFKKEFLEKYHSCSH, encoded by the coding sequence ATGGATTTTCAACTCCAAGCTGTTGATGATAACGCGCGAGCTGGCGTTTTGAATTTAGCTCATTCTCAAGTAGAGACACCCGTTTTTATGCCAGTAGGCACGCAAGGCTGTATCAAATCTTTAGACGCTACAGATGCGCAAGAAATTTTAGGCGCTAAACTCATTTTAGCCAACACCTATCACATGTATTTAAGGCCGGGCGAGAAAGTGGTTGAACAATTAGGGGGCTTGCATCGTTTCGCTCAATTTCATGGGAGTTTTTTAACCGATAGCGGAGGGTTTCAAGCCTTTAGCTTGAGCGATAACGTCAAATTGCAAGAAGACGGGATCGTTTTTAAATCCCATATTGATGGGAGCAAGCATTTATTCACACCCGCTAAAGTTTTAGACATTCAATATTCTTTGAATAGCGATATTATGATGGTTTTAGACGATTTAGTGGGCTTGCCCGCTCCGCTAAAACGCCTTGAAGAATCCATTAAAAGAAGCGCTAAATGGGCGAATCTCAGCCTAGAATACCACAAAGAAAATAACCACCCCAACAACAACCTTTTTGCCATTATCCAGGGTGGGACGCATTTGAAAATGCGCAGCCTTAGCGTGGGGTTAACGCATGAAGGTTTTGATGGCTACGCTATAGGCGGTTTAGCGGTGGGGGAAAGCGCTGATGAAATGCTAGAAACCATCGCACACACCGCCCCCTTGCTCCCCAAAGACAAGCCTCGCTACTTAATGGGCGTAGGCACGCCTGAAAATATCCTAGACGCTATCAGTTTAGGGGTGGATATGTTTGATTGCGTGATGCCCACCAGAAACGCCAGAAACGCTACCCTTTTCACGCATTCTGGCAAAATTTCTATCAAAAACGCGCCCTATAAATTGGACAACACCCCCATTGAAGAAAATTGTGCTTGTTATACTTGCAAACGCTATTCTAAAGCCTATTTGCACCATCTCTTTAGGGCTAAAGAACTCACTTACGCTCGTTTAGCCAGCTTGCACAATTTGCATTTTTATTTAGAGCTGGTTAAAAACGCCAGAAACGCTATTTTAGAAAAGCGGTTTTTGAGTTTTAAAAAAGAATTTTTAGAAAAATACCACTCTTGTTCGCATTGA
- a CDS encoding lipid A biosynthesis lauroyl acyltransferase translates to MTYKERLIHEKILNKDDKGFKTELRILSIFIVESLVNILGFMLAKMPHFWFLRCIKALAWLMRTFDRRRYFDAKANLDFVFGDSKSEEEKKRIIKKGYENFAFIILETIRVIFIPKDEYDARFTLINEENVWKSLNKEGQAITLCMHFGYWEAVGTTLAQYYENYGRGCLGRLTKFAPINHMIMSRREAFGVRFVNKVGAMKELIKMYNQGNGLVGILVDQNVVPKDGVVVKFFNKDATHTTIASILSRRYNIDIQPVFIDFNDDYSHYTATYYESIRSQITDNAENDILECTQAQASLCEEVIRNHPESYFWFHRRFKSTHPEIYQR, encoded by the coding sequence ATGACTTACAAAGAACGACTCATACACGAAAAAATATTGAACAAAGACGATAAGGGTTTTAAAACAGAACTGCGCATTTTGAGTATTTTTATCGTGGAATCTTTAGTGAATATTTTGGGGTTTATGTTGGCTAAAATGCCCCATTTTTGGTTTTTAAGGTGCATTAAAGCTTTAGCGTGGCTGATGAGAACCTTTGATAGACGCCGTTATTTTGACGCTAAAGCCAATTTGGATTTTGTGTTTGGGGATTCTAAAAGCGAAGAAGAGAAAAAAAGGATTATTAAAAAGGGTTATGAAAATTTTGCTTTCATCATTTTAGAAACCATTAGAGTGATCTTTATCCCTAAAGATGAATACGACGCTCGTTTCACGCTCATCAATGAAGAAAATGTGTGGAAGTCTTTAAACAAGGAAGGCCAAGCGATCACTTTATGCATGCATTTTGGCTATTGGGAAGCGGTAGGCACGACTTTGGCGCAATATTATGAAAATTATGGTAGGGGGTGTTTGGGGCGTTTGACTAAATTCGCTCCCATCAATCACATGATCATGAGCAGGCGAGAGGCGTTTGGGGTGCGTTTTGTCAATAAAGTGGGAGCGATGAAAGAACTCATTAAAATGTATAATCAAGGCAATGGCCTTGTGGGGATTTTAGTGGATCAAAATGTCGTGCCTAAAGATGGGGTGGTGGTGAAGTTCTTTAATAAAGACGCTACGCACACCACGATCGCTTCTATTTTATCGCGCCGCTACAATATAGACATCCAGCCGGTATTCATTGATTTTAATGACGATTATTCGCATTACACAGCGACCTATTACGAAAGTATCCGCTCTCAAATCACCGATAACGCTGAGAACGATATTTTAGAATGCACGCAAGCCCAAGCGAGTTTGTGTGAAGAAGTGATTAGAAACCACCCGGAAAGTTATTTTTGGTTCCACAGGCGTTTTAAAAGCACCCACCCTGAAATTTATCAAAGATAG
- the waaC gene encoding lipopolysaccharide heptosyltransferase I, which translates to MKIAVVRLSALGDIIVSAVFLVLIKERFADAQIEWFVDERFGAILEHSPYIDKLHPIALKSALKTFNPLKIFKLFKSLRAYEYDIIIDMQGLVKSALITQMLKAPKKVGFDYASAREGLSAFFYSQKVSIAYDEPILKRNFTLLSHALNLPQKEISKEISEGLSSRSKVFSYQDSPKINALNLNENKLKILFVLETSKINKTYPTERFKELALMLENFQICLLWHADEHKATTLYHALKHQRDILLLPKLTLNEVKALLFKMDLIIGGDTGITHLAWALQKPSITLYGNTPMERFKLESPINVSLTGNSNASYHKKDFSIQNIEPKKIKECVLNILKEKE; encoded by the coding sequence TTGAAAATAGCGGTTGTCAGGCTTTCAGCGCTTGGGGATATTATCGTGAGCGCGGTGTTTTTAGTGCTGATTAAAGAGCGTTTCGCTGACGCTCAAATAGAATGGTTCGTGGATGAAAGATTTGGCGCGATTTTAGAGCATTCCCCCTATATTGATAAATTACACCCCATCGCTTTAAAAAGCGCGCTCAAAACCTTTAACCCTTTGAAGATTTTCAAACTTTTTAAATCTTTAAGGGCTTATGAATACGATATAATCATTGACATGCAAGGCCTAGTCAAATCCGCTCTCATCACTCAAATGTTGAAAGCCCCTAAAAAAGTCGGCTTTGATTACGCTTCAGCTAGAGAGGGTTTGAGTGCGTTTTTTTACTCGCAAAAAGTTTCTATCGCTTATGATGAGCCCATTTTAAAGCGCAATTTCACGCTCCTATCCCATGCTCTAAACTTGCCCCAAAAAGAAATTTCAAAAGAAATTTCAGAGGGCTTAAGCTCTAGATCTAAAGTGTTTTCTTACCAAGATTCTCCAAAAATCAATGCGTTAAATTTGAATGAGAATAAGCTAAAAATCCTTTTTGTTTTAGAAACTTCTAAAATCAATAAAACTTACCCCACAGAGCGTTTTAAAGAGTTAGCGTTAATGCTAGAAAATTTTCAAATTTGCTTGTTATGGCATGCTGATGAACATAAAGCCACTACGCTTTATCACGCTTTAAAACACCAGCGCGATATATTATTGCTCCCTAAACTCACTTTAAACGAGGTTAAGGCGTTGCTTTTTAAAATGGATTTGATTATTGGGGGCGATACGGGCATCACGCATTTAGCATGGGCGTTGCAAAAACCTAGCATCACCCTTTATGGCAACACGCCCATGGAGCGTTTTAAATTGGAAAGCCCGATCAATGTTTCGCTCACCGGTAATTCAAACGCCAGCTACCATAAAAAGGATTTTTCTATCCAAAACATAGAACCTAAAAAAATTAAAGAATGCGTTTTAAACATTTTAAAGGAAAAAGAATGA
- a CDS encoding Ppx/GppA family phosphatase, with the protein MAKITTVIDIGSNSVRLAVFKKTSQFGFYLLFETKSKVRISEGCYAFNGILQEIPMQRAVKALSEFKEIALKYKSKKILCVATSAVRDAPNRLEFVARVKKACGLQIKIIDGQKEALYGGIACANLLHKNSGITIDIGGGSTECALIEKGKIKDLISLDVGTIRIKEMFLDKDLEVKLAKAFIQKEVSKLPFKHKNAFGVGGTIRALSKILMKRFDYPIDSLHGYEIDAHKNLAFIEKIVMLKEDQLRLLGVNEERLDSIRSGALILLVVLEHLKTSLMITSGVGVREGVFLSDLLRHHYHKFPPNINPSLISLKDRFLPHEKHSQKVKKECVKLFEALSPLHKIDEKYLFHLKIAGELASMGKILSVYLAHKHSAYFILNALSYGFSHQDRAIICLLAQFSHKKIPKDNAIAHMSAMMPSLLTLQWLSFILSLAENLCLTDSHHLKYTLEKNKLVIHSNDALYLAKEMLPKLIKPIPLTIEFA; encoded by the coding sequence ATGGCTAAAATCACAACCGTGATTGATATAGGCTCTAATTCAGTGCGTTTGGCTGTCTTTAAAAAGACGAGCCAGTTTGGGTTTTACTTGCTTTTTGAGACTAAGTCTAAGGTTAGGATTTCAGAGGGCTGTTATGCGTTTAATGGAATCTTACAAGAAATCCCCATGCAAAGAGCCGTTAAAGCCTTGAGCGAATTTAAAGAAATCGCCCTCAAATACAAAAGCAAAAAAATCCTGTGCGTGGCGACCTCAGCGGTGCGCGATGCCCCTAATCGGTTAGAGTTTGTAGCGAGGGTGAAAAAGGCTTGCGGTTTGCAAATCAAAATCATTGATGGGCAAAAAGAAGCGCTCTATGGCGGGATCGCGTGCGCGAATTTGTTGCATAAAAATTCAGGGATCACGATAGATATTGGAGGGGGTAGCACCGAGTGCGCATTGATTGAAAAAGGCAAGATTAAGGACTTAATCTCGCTTGATGTTGGGACGATTCGCATTAAAGAAATGTTTTTAGACAAAGACTTAGAGGTCAAATTGGCTAAAGCCTTTATCCAAAAAGAAGTCTCTAAACTGCCCTTTAAACACAAAAACGCCTTTGGGGTGGGGGGGACGATTAGGGCGTTGAGTAAGATACTCATGAAACGCTTTGATTACCCTATTGATTCTTTGCATGGTTATGAAATAGATGCACATAAAAATTTAGCGTTCATTGAAAAAATCGTCATGCTTAAAGAAGATCAATTACGGCTTTTGGGGGTGAATGAAGAGCGTTTAGATAGCATCAGGAGCGGGGCGTTGATTTTATTAGTCGTGTTAGAGCATTTAAAAACTTCTTTAATGATCACCAGTGGCGTAGGGGTGAGAGAAGGCGTGTTTTTAAGCGATTTATTGCGCCATCATTACCATAAATTCCCCCCCAATATCAACCCCTCTCTCATCTCTCTAAAAGATCGCTTTTTACCCCATGAAAAGCACAGCCAAAAAGTCAAAAAAGAATGCGTGAAATTGTTTGAAGCCTTATCGCCTTTGCATAAAATAGATGAAAAATACCTCTTCCATTTAAAGATTGCGGGGGAATTAGCGAGCATGGGTAAGATTTTAAGCGTCTATTTAGCCCACAAGCACAGCGCGTATTTCATTTTAAACGCTTTGAGTTATGGCTTTAGCCACCAGGATAGAGCGATCATTTGCTTATTAGCGCAATTCAGCCATAAAAAAATCCCTAAAGACAACGCTATCGCCCACATGAGCGCGATGATGCCAAGCCTTTTAACCTTACAATGGCTGAGTTTTATCCTTTCTTTAGCCGAAAATTTGTGCCTGACAGACAGCCATCATCTAAAATACACGCTAGAAAAAAACAAGCTTGTGATCCATTCTAATGATGCGCTTTACTTGGCTAAAGAGATGCTCCCCAAACTCATTAAGCCCATTCCTTTGACGATAGAGTTTGCTTGA
- a CDS encoding YfhL family 4Fe-4S dicluster ferredoxin produces the protein MSLLVNDECIACDACREECPSEAIEEGDPIYNIDPDRCTECYGYDDEPRCVSVCPVDAILPDPNNAESKEELKYKYESLKEQD, from the coding sequence ATGTCATTATTGGTGAATGATGAATGCATTGCGTGCGATGCTTGCAGAGAAGAATGCCCTAGTGAGGCGATTGAAGAGGGCGATCCTATTTATAATATTGATCCAGACAGATGCACGGAGTGTTATGGGTATGATGATGAGCCTCGTTGCGTGAGCGTATGCCCTGTAGATGCGATCTTGCCGGATCCTAACAATGCAGAGAGCAAAGAGGAATTGAAATACAAATACGAAAGCTTAAAAGAGCAAGATTAA
- a CDS encoding indole-3-glycerol phosphate synthase, which translates to MQEIGILDNLQKSLALKEGILSYEMLGKSLSYNPYLPRVIPQTKDCVFVTPDEVLEKLLKENTRTDCVIVNFKGLYEMGAPSVFDLEVLGLLRRHASSLIVHQDLFISHYQLLESLVQGSDGVILDEELLKEDLKGMVDFAWRLGLSVFVETHKPDYTHLKDLGVLGVLEISPHSYNQKKIVFLD; encoded by the coding sequence ATGCAAGAAATAGGGATTTTAGACAATTTACAAAAAAGCTTAGCCTTAAAAGAGGGCATACTTTCTTATGAAATGTTAGGTAAAAGCCTGTCGTATAACCCTTACTTGCCTAGAGTCATTCCTCAAACCAAAGATTGCGTTTTTGTAACCCCTGATGAGGTTTTAGAAAAGCTTTTGAAAGAAAACACCCGCACCGATTGCGTCATTGTCAATTTCAAAGGATTATACGAAATGGGTGCGCCAAGCGTGTTTGATTTAGAAGTTTTAGGGTTATTGCGCCGCCATGCGAGCTCTTTGATTGTCCATCAGGATCTTTTCATCAGCCATTACCAGCTTTTAGAATCGCTTGTTCAAGGCTCTGATGGGGTCATTTTAGATGAAGAGCTTTTAAAAGAAGATCTAAAAGGCATGGTAGATTTCGCTTGGCGTTTGGGCTTGAGCGTGTTTGTAGAAACCCACAAACCAGACTACACCCATTTAAAAGATTTAGGGGTTTTAGGCGTGCTAGAAATTAGCCCCCATTCTTATAATCAAAAAAAAATAGTCTTTTTAGATTGA
- a CDS encoding tetratricopeptide repeat protein yields MDIPIKKRFLANILLFSLFSCLKAETLSEDHQILLSSDAFHRGDFAAAQKGYMNLYKQTNKVVYAKEAAISAASLGDIKTAMHLAMLYQKITNNRNDVSINKILVDGYAQMGQIDKAIELLHKIRKEEKTIATDNVLGTLYLTQKRLDKAFPLLNKFYNQVHDEDSLEKLITIYFLQNRKKEGLDLLQSHIDRYGCSEQLCQKALNTFTQFNELDLAKTTFARLYEKNPIVQNAQFYIGVLILLKEFDKAQQIAELFPFDRRLLLDLYTAQKKFDQASKQASLIYQERKDPKFLGLEAIYHYESLSANKKKLTKEEMLPIIQKLEQATKERQAWLAKTKDKEDAQDAFFYNFLGYSLIDYDMDVKRGMDLVRKALALDSGSVLYLDSLAWGYYKLGNCLEAKKIFSSIAKESIQAEPELKEHNKIIQECKK; encoded by the coding sequence ATGGATATTCCAATAAAGAAAAGATTTTTAGCAAATATATTGCTTTTTAGTCTGTTTTCTTGCCTTAAGGCTGAAACCCTTTCAGAAGATCATCAAATCCTGTTGAGTTCAGACGCTTTCCATAGAGGGGATTTTGCTGCCGCTCAAAAAGGCTATATGAATCTTTACAAGCAAACCAATAAGGTGGTGTATGCTAAAGAAGCGGCCATTTCAGCGGCGAGTTTAGGGGACATTAAAACCGCTATGCATTTAGCCATGCTCTATCAAAAAATCACCAATAATCGTAATGATGTTTCTATCAATAAGATTTTAGTGGATGGCTATGCGCAAATGGGGCAGATTGATAAAGCGATTGAACTATTACACAAAATCCGTAAAGAAGAAAAGACCATAGCCACAGACAATGTGTTAGGGACTTTGTATTTGACTCAAAAGCGTTTGGATAAGGCTTTCCCGTTGTTGAATAAGTTTTATAACCAAGTGCATGATGAAGACAGCTTAGAAAAACTCATTACGATCTATTTTTTGCAAAACCGCAAAAAAGAAGGCTTGGATTTGTTGCAATCCCATATAGACAGGTATGGTTGCTCAGAGCAATTGTGCCAAAAAGCGCTCAACACCTTCACGCAATTTAACGAGCTTGATTTGGCTAAAACGACTTTTGCTCGTTTGTATGAAAAAAACCCTATTGTTCAAAACGCCCAATTTTACATAGGGGTATTAATCTTGTTAAAAGAGTTTGATAAGGCCCAGCAAATCGCAGAATTATTCCCCTTTGACAGGCGTTTGTTGCTAGACTTATACACTGCGCAAAAAAAATTCGATCAAGCTTCCAAACAGGCTTCTTTGATCTATCAAGAAAGAAAAGACCCTAAATTCTTAGGCTTAGAGGCCATTTATCATTATGAAAGCTTGAGCGCGAACAAAAAAAAGCTCACCAAAGAAGAGATGCTGCCTATCATTCAAAAATTAGAGCAAGCCACCAAAGAGCGCCAAGCATGGCTTGCTAAAACCAAAGATAAAGAAGACGCACAAGACGCTTTCTTTTATAATTTTTTAGGGTATTCCTTAATAGATTATGACATGGATGTTAAAAGGGGCATGGATCTTGTGAGGAAAGCCTTAGCGTTGGATTCTGGCTCAGTGCTTTATTTGGATTCTTTAGCATGGGGTTATTACAAATTAGGGAATTGTTTGGAGGCTAAAAAAATCTTTTCTAGCATCGCTAAAGAGTCTATTCAAGCCGAACCCGAACTAAAAGAACACAATAAGATCATTCAAGAATGCAAGAAATAG
- a CDS encoding YkgJ family cysteine cluster protein, with the protein MQDFDFSFNPKACEGCGAKCCVGESGYIFLNIQEMQQISAFLKLELEEFSQKYVKKVGYKFSLLEKDAKELGLACVFLDLETKKCQIYSVRPKQCQTFPFWESVKTFSKEQKKAFCQSCPGIIRKTKETKVR; encoded by the coding sequence ATGCAAGATTTTGATTTCAGTTTTAATCCTAAGGCATGCGAGGGTTGTGGGGCAAAGTGTTGCGTGGGGGAAAGCGGGTATATTTTTTTGAATATCCAAGAAATGCAACAAATTAGTGCTTTTTTAAAATTAGAATTAGAAGAATTCAGTCAAAAATACGTTAAAAAGGTGGGGTATAAGTTCTCTTTATTAGAAAAAGACGCTAAAGAGTTGGGTTTGGCGTGCGTGTTTTTGGATTTAGAAACCAAAAAATGCCAGATTTATAGCGTACGCCCTAAACAATGCCAAACTTTTCCTTTTTGGGAGAGCGTGAAAACTTTCTCTAAAGAGCAAAAAAAAGCTTTTTGTCAAAGCTGTCCGGGGATTATACGAAAAACCAAAGAAACTAAAGTGCGCTAA
- a CDS encoding lysophospholipid acyltransferase family protein has translation MNLKFFRKKAVLKVVPCLVWGILWLLHKTCKNRYFLAQDLKEKPFIASCWHGELGMIGFAYLKLKKPCIYVIASQHFDGSIAAGLFESFGFKNIRGSSKKGGVKVLIEGLKHLKGGYDVGITPDGPKGPRHSIADGVIALAQKSGVGISACRVVCKNAWRLNTWDQFEIPKPFSEVHYYMLESVIIPKEWELSKAKEYLKARMDSVEFEESQRGLGA, from the coding sequence TTGAACTTAAAGTTTTTTAGAAAAAAAGCAGTCTTAAAAGTTGTTCCGTGCTTAGTTTGGGGAATCCTTTGGTTGTTGCATAAAACTTGCAAAAACCGCTATTTTTTAGCTCAAGATTTAAAAGAAAAACCCTTTATCGCAAGCTGTTGGCATGGCGAGCTTGGCATGATTGGGTTTGCTTATTTAAAACTTAAAAAACCTTGTATTTATGTGATCGCAAGCCAACATTTTGACGGATCCATTGCGGCGGGTTTGTTTGAAAGCTTTGGTTTTAAAAACATTAGAGGTTCTAGCAAAAAAGGGGGGGTTAAGGTTTTGATAGAAGGGCTTAAGCATTTAAAAGGGGGCTATGATGTAGGCATTACCCCTGATGGCCCCAAAGGCCCACGACACAGCATAGCGGATGGGGTGATCGCACTAGCTCAAAAATCAGGCGTGGGGATTAGCGCTTGTCGGGTGGTTTGTAAAAACGCATGGCGGTTGAACACTTGGGATCAATTTGAAATCCCTAAGCCTTTTAGCGAAGTGCATTATTACATGCTAGAATCGGTAATCATCCCTAAAGAATGGGAGCTTTCAAAGGCTAAAGAATATTTAAAGGCGCGCATGGATTCTGTTGAATTTGAAGAATCTCAAAGGGGTTTGGGTGCTTAA